The region GAGAGAATGAAGTCTCGGCTGCGGGCACAACAACACATAAGCCAGAGCAAAATAAAAGATACATCCTCAAGGGGGGTAGGTGACCATCAGGAGGCAAGCCGTCAGTTCCTTATATCTCCTTGTCAGTTCGTCCACCGCCGCTCTAGCACGCCACTTGGACAAGGGCCTCCACGGTCGAAAGAATCCACATATTTTATAGATAGCGTCGGTGATCGTGTTAGGAAATATATGCTCAATCACTAGCTTGTTCCTAATACACCACAACGACCACATCAAGGTACCAAAATTGACCCATGTCAATCTACGAACCTGGCCCAAGCATCCAAACAAGAATCGGAGGAACTCGGGAAAGTTAGTTGGGCACCACCCATTGTCCCACACTTCCCGAATGACAGTTTTAGTGTATCCGTATGTTCTGAAATTCGGTAGGTATTCAGATTACATGACATCTGAATTCCTCCAATGTTTCTATATCACTTTTTGAGTTGCTGTGTTCCAAACTGGCCCTTATGTTTGTCTGCGAAAATTCAAGTAAAAAAAACTCAATGTACTATcttcgtctaggtgaataagtcattcgcgtagttttaggttgacgatttaactatctaaatatgtattaggaGTCTTTTCTAGGAGTCTTTTCTCGTTCCTACAGTTCTGTAATTAAATTTCTGTCAAATTTCCATATTTCTCATTTCTTGTGGTTGCCTTTGGCTGAGCGAATATAACATTCAATGGCAGTATTCAATTCTTTACTGAAACCTCTCCAACCCTGCAGTAAATGGGCTCACTACCAGCCAGGCCCCATCTTCTTCTCCATCCTCTATAAAACAAGCAAAACAAACCAGAGCAGGGCAGAAGCGGCAAGACCACCACGACCCACCCTTCCGTGAAACGCGGCAGCGCAATGTCTCCCCTGCACCCTCCCCACCTGCATTTCCGCAAGCTCAAGAAGCGCGCGCGCGCCGCCATCGGAAGCGGCAgccaccgccccgccgccaagGCCAGGAAGGGCCTCGCCGCCATCCTGTACAAGCTCCGCGACGTGCACcgcccgccgtcgtcgccgccctcGCCATCTCCGTCGCCGTCGACCCCGCAACACCGGCAGCTCTGCTACCCGCCGGCCCCGTCCACGTGGCCGTGGCCGTCGTGCCGTCACCCACGCACCAGCTCATTCCGCGCGCGCCCTGAGGATGCCGCGGCCGTCGTGTACCGGACCGCGAACACAGTGTACGACACACGGTCGGAGCACTTCCTACGGCGCCCGTCCCTGGATGAAGCGTCGTGCAGTGGCCGGAACTCCTTCGCCGTGTCGGGACAGGCTGCCGTGGATCGGGAGCCGGAGGCGGAGGAGAGAAAGGAGCAGCAGCTGCGTGAGACAGCCGTCGTGCGCGGCGTGCGGTCGGAACGGCTCTTCTTTGAGCCGGCCGGCGCAGAGTTCTTCTCGCCCACGCAGGTAATGCATTGTATGCCTTGTAGTATTACTATCTGAGCAGATGAGTGATAATGATACCAGTTGAAGCACTGTTAACACGAGAGATATTTCAGGCGGAGGCGCTAGGCAAGACCGAAGACATCACCACGGACGCGGCCGCCGAGGACGAAGAAGCGAACACCGCGCCGGCCGGCAAGACCGAGCAGAAGCCGGCAGATTACTCCGAGCTGAAGGCTGGCGCGGTGGTGGTATCAATGGAGTCGGAGGACCCGTACGGCGACTTCCGAGCGTCCATGGCGGAGATGGTGGCGGCGCACGGGCTGCGGG is a window of Triticum dicoccoides isolate Atlit2015 ecotype Zavitan chromosome 2B, WEW_v2.0, whole genome shotgun sequence DNA encoding:
- the LOC119367837 gene encoding transcription repressor OFP13-like, coding for MSPLHPPHLHFRKLKKRARAAIGSGSHRPAAKARKGLAAILYKLRDVHRPPSSPPSPSPSPSTPQHRQLCYPPAPSTWPWPSCRHPRTSSFRARPEDAAAVVYRTANTVYDTRSEHFLRRPSLDEASCSGRNSFAVSGQAAVDREPEAEERKEQQLRETAVVRGVRSERLFFEPAGAEFFSPTQAEALGKTEDITTDAAAEDEEANTAPAGKTEQKPADYSELKAGAVVVSMESEDPYGDFRASMAEMVAAHGLRDWEGLEELLAWYLKLNAKGVHGVIVGAFVDLLVSLATPPSPSLPSQSPSSSCITFEDYSSATFDDEEKC